DNA sequence from the Oscillatoria salina IIICB1 genome:
AGTTCCTTGATTGTGGTTGAGGAAGGCTGCTGGATCGCGATGGTATAATCTTTCTTCGTTAATAACTTCCCCTTCATAGTTCTTCCCTAGGAAAGCACGGCAATGCTCGATCGCCTCTTGATTATTGCCGTGCGCATCCAAATAAATAAATTCAAGCTTATTCAGGCTATCTAAGGGGATGCCAGTGACATTGTATCCGTTAGTACGCATTCCTACGCGTCGGCCAAACGAATGAAGTGTTTCAATTATTTGCACAATCGACTTCACCGGAAGAACAGTGATTTCCCCCCCTTGGAGTACATGACGTTCTTTTTCCCCCACACCTGATAAGACCTGACAAAATTGTTCCACTGCTTGAGGGGTGGCGACCAACGGGCTTTTACGAAATATCTTGTCACCGTTTTTGTTAAAGGGAAGATGCGCGTCGTGGTCGCAAAAATTACAATGC
Encoded proteins:
- a CDS encoding radical SAM protein — translated: MSITSFQSLFEIDSRVEVRINVTNICNLHCNFCDHDAHLPFNKNGDKIFRKSPLVATPQAVEQFCQVLSGVGEKERHVLQGGEITVLPVKSIVQIIETLHSFGRRVGMRTNGYNVTGIPLDSLNKLEFIYLDAHGNNQEAIEHCRAFLGKNYEGEVINEERLYHRDPAAFLNHNQGTVEQGLNCNHLLATLTYFPPIIHPCCNSWALMNALNDGTMGEMLIEAGWTADNPDLKNTLANWRQTLPKPFLKTFCANSCYMTAPDIDNPPQRIQPHHLDRVLKR